AAAATGCGAATCAGCTCTGGGATCACCATGGTTGGGTGTGTATCATTGATCTGAATGCATACATGCTCATGAAGCTTATGTAAATCTACGCCTCTTTGCTCTGCTTCCTTGAGAATAAGCTGTGCACCATTGCTCACCATAAAATACTGCTGGTAAATTCTCAATAAATGTCCAGCCTCATCACTGTCATCTGGATAGAGGAATAATGTCAAGTTCTTGAAAATATCATACTTATTGAACTGAATACCCTCGCCAATGATTGACTCATCTACGGTGTCAAGGTCAAAAAGGTGCAATTTATTGCATTTGCTCTGGTGATATCCTGTAACATCAATATCGTACATTGTAGATTTCAAAGTGAAATCCTTAAATGGAACCTCAAAGCTTACATCTGTTCTTGTCAACCAGCTATTTTCTGTAATCCATGGATTCTTCTCTTCTCTTTGCTTGTTATCCACAAACTTTTGAAGGAATAATCCGTCGTGGTAATTTAAGCCCACACCATCTCCATTGAGCCCAAGAGTTGCGATAGAATCAAGGAAACAAGCAGCAAGACGACCCAATCCACCATTTCCAAGTGAAGGCTCCATCTCGACATCCTCGATGGCAGTTAAATCATGACCATTTTTTGCAAGAAGCTCTCTCACTTCATCAAACAGTCCAAGATTAATCAAATTGTTGGAGAGCAACTTTCCAATAAGGAACTCTGCTGAAATATAATACAGCTTTCTTTTTCCATCATTGTGCTCCATTCCCTGCATCTTCTCTTTTGTCATGTTCAAAAGTGCGATATAAATTTCTCTGTCTGAAGCCTCAGCAATTCCCTTGCCGAGCTTCTCCTTTAACAAATCCTCTACTGACATCTTTCTTAACATCTCCTTTTATTTTTTCTAAATTCTACGGATTAAGATTCCATCTTGACCAAGAGTCTCTCCGTCAAATTCATATGCAAAAAGCACCTCTCCTTCGCCTCTCACTTTGACAGTCTCATTTGAGGCATTGATGAGAACTTCCATCTTATTTCCATCCTCGTCAATCTTGATATATTCTACGCATCGCTCATTTTCATAGCTGTGTGGAAAATGAAAATGCGGACTTCTGCAGGTCTTTTCCTTTCTTCTGAGCATAATCAAGCTGCGCATCGTGGCAATCTTTTTCTGATTTTCTTGACTATCAATCTCACTCCACGGCATACACCTTCTACAATCTGGATCATGTGCCCCTTCCATTGCAATCTCTGTGCCATAGTAGATGCACGGACTTCCTGGAAGTGTAAAGAGAATGGCCAATTGCTGATAAAACTTATCCAGATTATGGAAGCGATTCATCAACCGCTCTGTGTCGTGAGAATCCAACAAATTGAAAAGTACATTGTTATTTTGCTGCATATACATAGTATAGCAGCGATTGACCATATATTCAAATTCATCCTTTTTCATTGTTTTGTCAATAAAAAAGTCATGGATGCCACTGAGCAAAGGATAATTCATTACCGAATCATATTCATCTCCCTGTAGCCACTGACTTGCATCATGCCAGATCTCCCCAAGCAAATAAATATCGGGCTTTATTGCCTTTAAATGCGTCCTGATTCGCTTTAAAAATCGATGAGATACTTCATTTCCCACATCAAATCGAATGCCATCAATACCAAATTCCTTGATCCAATCCTCACAGACCTTACAAAAATATTCAATAACTTCATCGTTATTGGTATTTAGCTTAGGCATACCATCTGTAAATGCAAAAGAATAAAAGCGTCGATCCCTAGTATCTGCTCTCTTTCCAATTTCATCCCAATTTTCAACCATAAACCAATCTGCATAGCGAGAATCTTTTCCATGCTCTAGAACATCGAGCCAAGGGGCAAATTTTCTTCCACAATGGTTAAACACCGCATCCACCATAATATGGATTCCTCTTTCATGAGCTTCCCTGCAAAGTGATTTCATTATATCACTATTTCCAAAAGCTGGGTCGATTTTTGTATAATCGGTTGTGTCATACTTGTGATTCGAAGAGGCCTCCATAATTGGATTTAAATAAATTCCCGTAATTCCTAACTCCTGTAAATAGCCCAATTTTTGGCGAATGCCCTCTAAATTTCCCCCAAATTTTTCATGATTTGTCACACTTCCGTGATCTCTCCACGGTGTGATGTCATCACCATTTTTTTCTGGTGTTCCATTACAAAATCTGTCTGGAAAAATTTGATACCAGATTGTATCATTTACCCATGTAGGTGTGCGGTTGATGTCTGCTGGGTTCATCCATGGTACAATAAAGCACTGTAACATTCGACCGTCCATATGAAATTGTTCTTTGGTCAAAAAACCATCTTCAAAATAGTACCAAACCTGATCCTTTGTATGCAATTCAAAAAAATACTTGCATCTCTTATAAAATGGAAAAAGTGTAGTTGTCCACCAAATCTGATGTGACAGACGCTTTTTATGAACAATTTCTTCTCTCTTTCCAGTCCATTTTTCCTTTCCCCCAAGAATTCCAGCCTCAAAAGGGTCTCCATAGTGAATAAAAACTTTTTCTACATCATATCCTGTTTTGAGGTTTACAATCAATCTGTCTTCATCCAGGGGGTAACTCATCTGTTCTGATGTTCTATGATACACACTGGCAAATTCCATCTGATTTTCTCCCTACTCTACTTTCGTCCAAGTATGACTACACTCTGTGCACTAACTTCTACCTGTCCATCTACATGAATCTCTTTTTCAAAGCACCAACTGTCATTTCCATCACACAAAAGTTCCCAATTTCCATCTAAGTCACACAAGAAAGCTTTCTTTGATGCATTGTAAATCACCTTTACCTGAGACCACAAGCAACCCTCATCATTGTTCACCGTAAAACCGACAATCTGCTTTTCTTTCCAGATATCCGTGATCTTTTTATCGCTATCCTCAGATTTATCACAAAGTCCAGAAATCTTTTTTCTCAGTGCAATCAATCCCTGATAGTAATGAACCAATTCGTGGTTTTGCCATGCCTGTTCCCATTTTAGGCAATTCAATGAAATTGGAGCATTAAATGTATTATCTAGTCCATCTTTTGTTCTAGCAAACTCTTCTCCTGACAAAAAGAACAATGTTCCCTGGCAGGTCATATAGACTGCAGCGGCCATCTTATTGAGTCGCATACATTCCTCTTCTGGGACAGTCTCCTTTAACTTATCCCACAAAGTATGATTGTCATGTGCCGATACATAGGTGACAATCTGGGAAGGAGCCTTTACATTTTTCCATCCCCTTGCCTGATATGGATTTGCACACCATGCCATCACACTGGCCAACATCTCATCTTCTTTTTTCTGTGCCCCATTGATAAAACCTGCCTTTTTTGGTTTGAGTGCAGATCCCTTAATACCATCACGAGTACTGTCACAAAAAGCACCGACATTTTCATCTAAAAGTCCGATATTATTCTTTTTCGCTAACTTTTTTCTTCCTTCTACTGCTGTCTTTGTCGCTGCCCACGGCTCACCATAAATAATCTTTTTTCCCTTGCCATATTGAAGATCGAATTCTTTTCTGATTCGATTCATCAAATCTACATCCAACAGTCCCATCAAGTCAAAGCGGAAACCATCAATATGATATTCCTTGGCCCAATAAAGCACCGAGTCCAGAATATATTTTCCGCACATTGCTCTCTCACTGGCCACATCATTTCCGCAAGCTGAACCATTAGAAATCGTTCCATCTGGAAATACTCGGTAAAAATACCAAGGCAATGTCTTCTGAAGCCATGAATCCAGCGAATATGTGTGATTGTAGACCACATCCATAATGACACCAAATCCTGCTTCATGGATCGACTGGATCATCTCCTTCATCTCCTTGATGCGAACCTCACCATGTTTTGCATCGGTCGCATAGGATCCCTCTGGCACATTGTAATTGACTGGATCATATCCCCAGTTAAATTCCGTGTCATCTCCATCTTCATCCACTGACCCATAGTCATACATTGGCATAATCTGAATATGGGTTACCCCCAGCTCTTTCAGATAATCAAGACCTGTTGGATGAATCCCGTCATTATTTAATGTTGTATGCTTACAAGTAAATGCCTTGTACTTTCCGCGATATTCCTCAGGAAAACCACCCGACTTATCCCAAGAAAATTCTTTTACATGAAGCTCATAGACGATTCTTTCTTCACCTTCTTCAGGTGATTGTTCCTTTTCCCATCCCTCAGGGTCGGTCTTTTTTAAATTTACTGCCATACTGCGCAGTCCATTCACTCCACACGCCTTTGCATAGGGATCTGCTGTCAGGACTTTCTCACCATCTCTGGAAATTAAATAGTCATAGTATACCCCGTGAAGTTCTTCATCTGTCTCCCAGCTCCATACTCCCTTTTCTTTTGCTTCCATTGGAATCTGTCGATAAGCTTTTTCGCCATTTCCTGCATGATACAAATTTAAGATGACACCTTCCGCCTCTGGTGACCACAGACGGAAGGTTGTTTTATCCTCATTACATTCTACCCCAAGATCATTCCCATCATAAACAAAATTTTTAAGGAATGCCCTTGAAGAATAATACTTCTTTAGTTCTACTCTATCTCTCATTCTTTATCCCTTAACTGCACCTGATACGCCATTGACATAATACTTCTGCATACATAAGAATAAGATCGCAATTGGAATAGAAATCAACACTGCACCTGCTGCGAAGCTGGTGTACCAACTATCAATATATTCCTTCTCCAGCATTTTCCAAAGTCCAATAGCAATCGTATACTGGTCAGAATTTGCTCTACAAATAACCTTTGCAAAGATGAAGTCAAGCCATGGAGCCATAAATGATGTTAAAACTGTATAGACAATGATTGGTTTACTCAATGGCAATGTGATTTTTGAGAAAATCTGCCATCTCGTACATCCATCCAAAAGTGCAGCCTCATCAATCGCTGTTGGAATGGTGTCAAAAAATCCCTTTGCAATCTGAAAGCCAAGTCCTGCACCTCCAGAGTAACACAAGATCAATGCCAACTTAATGAGACTTCCCTGAGTAAGTCCCATCGCTTTCAAAATAAAGTACACTGCGATCATGGACATAAATCCTGGGAACAATCCAAGAACCATGGCCATGTTCATATAAGGCTTTCTCAACTTAAACTTCAATCTAGACAAGCAGTAAGACACTGCAAGTACATAGAATGCAGACAAAATACAAGAACAAATGGCAATAAACAAGGTGTTCATAAACATTTGTGGAAAGTTCAAAATTGATGTATCAGAAAATAACTTTGCATAATTACTAAGTGTAAACGCTTTTGGGAAGAAGGTTGATACATAAGAGCCTTTTTCCGCACGGAAACTTGTAAGGATTACCCAAAAGATAGGGAAAAGCCAAATGACAGCCAACACCGCAAGCACAATATGCACAATGGTATTGTCGATCATCCTCTTCTGCTTTGCAGATTGTAATTTCTTTCCTGCCATGATTTAGAAGCCTCCTTCTTCTTTGTAAGATTTACTATTTCTATAGGTCAAGAGTGCACCGATAGCCAAAATAATAAAGGTCATAATTCCAATAACTGCACCGATATTGTAGTATTGCTTGTCGATTGTCAACTTATAGAGCCATGTAACCAAAAGATCGGTCTTACCTGCTGTTGAAGAAAGATCGGTAACAGGATCTCCTCCTGACAAAAGATAAATAACATTGAAGTTATTGATATTTCCTGTAAAAGTTACAATCAAATATGGTGTTGTCACATAGAGCATATATGGCAATGTAATCTTTGTAAAGATCTGCAATGCATTCGCTCCATCCATTCTTGCCGCCTCATACAAATCTTCTGGGATATTCTGAAGAACACCTGTAAGCTGAAGCAAGGTATATGGCACACCAACCCAGATGTTGATGATGATTACAGTAACTCTTGCCCATGTTGGATTTGTAAAAAATGGAAGGCTTGCATCTTTTGCAATCAATCCCAAATTTCTCAAAAGCACATTAATGGCTCCCTCTGGCTGTAACATTGTACGCATAATCAAAAGAGAGACAAACATTGGCACTGCACAAGAAAGTACAAAACAAAATCTCCAAAATGCTTTTGCTTTTGTTCCCTTTCTGTTGATCAAAAGGGATAAAATCATTCCAAAAATATAGTTACTAAATGTTGCAAAGAACGCCCAAATTACAGTCCAAGCAAGCACTGACCAGAAGGTACTTCCTAAGATACTTCCTGAATCAAACAATGTCTTGAAGTTGTCAAGTCCTACCCAGTTAAAGAGCATTAAATGATTGTCAATACGGCTGTAATTCGTAAAGGCCATACAGATCATAAATACAAGTGGAAGGATAGTAAATACAAAGACAAATGCTGTTGGTGGTGTCATAAACAGGCGATACAAATTCTCATGAAGAAGAGACTTCAAATCTTCTCCAAAGTTATTGACATGTCTTCCTTCCTTGTGAAGACGCTCAGCCTTATAGGCACTCTTTAAAGCTCCTCTCCAAGCAAAGAACATCAAAACAGTAATTAATATTGCCGTCACACCATAGAGCAAAATCAGAA
This region of Lachnospiraceae bacterium oral taxon 096 genomic DNA includes:
- the pulA gene encoding type I pullulanase, which codes for MRDRVELKKYYSSRAFLKNFVYDGNDLGVECNEDKTTFRLWSPEAEGVILNLYHAGNGEKAYRQIPMEAKEKGVWSWETDEELHGVYYDYLISRDGEKVLTADPYAKACGVNGLRSMAVNLKKTDPEGWEKEQSPEEGEERIVYELHVKEFSWDKSGGFPEEYRGKYKAFTCKHTTLNNDGIHPTGLDYLKELGVTHIQIMPMYDYGSVDEDGDDTEFNWGYDPVNYNVPEGSYATDAKHGEVRIKEMKEMIQSIHEAGFGVIMDVVYNHTYSLDSWLQKTLPWYFYRVFPDGTISNGSACGNDVASERAMCGKYILDSVLYWAKEYHIDGFRFDLMGLLDVDLMNRIRKEFDLQYGKGKKIIYGEPWAATKTAVEGRKKLAKKNNIGLLDENVGAFCDSTRDGIKGSALKPKKAGFINGAQKKEDEMLASVMAWCANPYQARGWKNVKAPSQIVTYVSAHDNHTLWDKLKETVPEEECMRLNKMAAAVYMTCQGTLFFLSGEEFARTKDGLDNTFNAPISLNCLKWEQAWQNHELVHYYQGLIALRKKISGLCDKSEDSDKKITDIWKEKQIVGFTVNNDEGCLWSQVKVIYNASKKAFLCDLDGNWELLCDGNDSWCFEKEIHVDGQVEVSAQSVVILGRK
- a CDS encoding glycoside hydrolase family 13 protein, translating into MEFASVYHRTSEQMSYPLDEDRLIVNLKTGYDVEKVFIHYGDPFEAGILGGKEKWTGKREEIVHKKRLSHQIWWTTTLFPFYKRCKYFFELHTKDQVWYYFEDGFLTKEQFHMDGRMLQCFIVPWMNPADINRTPTWVNDTIWYQIFPDRFCNGTPEKNGDDITPWRDHGSVTNHEKFGGNLEGIRQKLGYLQELGITGIYLNPIMEASSNHKYDTTDYTKIDPAFGNSDIMKSLCREAHERGIHIMVDAVFNHCGRKFAPWLDVLEHGKDSRYADWFMVENWDEIGKRADTRDRRFYSFAFTDGMPKLNTNNDEVIEYFCKVCEDWIKEFGIDGIRFDVGNEVSHRFLKRIRTHLKAIKPDIYLLGEIWHDASQWLQGDEYDSVMNYPLLSGIHDFFIDKTMKKDEFEYMVNRCYTMYMQQNNNVLFNLLDSHDTERLMNRFHNLDKFYQQLAILFTLPGSPCIYYGTEIAMEGAHDPDCRRCMPWSEIDSQENQKKIATMRSLIMLRRKEKTCRSPHFHFPHSYENERCVEYIKIDEDGNKMEVLINASNETVKVRGEGEVLFAYEFDGETLGQDGILIRRI
- a CDS encoding sugar ABC transporter permease, whose protein sequence is MSLFKKRVNEFPTPYTCKNAIKEGGLETKLSMILMGLGNIVHGQVIKGLLYLAIEIAYIVFMVVNGIGFIGNLRTLGSVEQQEVWDQAKQIYLYTKGDQSVLILLYGVTAILITVLMFFAWRGALKSAYKAERLHKEGRHVNNFGEDLKSLLHENLYRLFMTPPTAFVFVFTILPLVFMICMAFTNYSRIDNHLMLFNWVGLDNFKTLFDSGSILGSTFWSVLAWTVIWAFFATFSNYIFGMILSLLINRKGTKAKAFWRFCFVLSCAVPMFVSLLIMRTMLQPEGAINVLLRNLGLIAKDASLPFFTNPTWARVTVIIINIWVGVPYTLLQLTGVLQNIPEDLYEAARMDGANALQIFTKITLPYMLYVTTPYLIVTFTGNINNFNVIYLLSGGDPVTDLSSTAGKTDLLVTWLYKLTIDKQYYNIGAVIGIMTFIILAIGALLTYRNSKSYKEEGGF
- a CDS encoding sugar ABC transporter permease encodes the protein MAGKKLQSAKQKRMIDNTIVHIVLAVLAVIWLFPIFWVILTSFRAEKGSYVSTFFPKAFTLSNYAKLFSDTSILNFPQMFMNTLFIAICSCILSAFYVLAVSYCLSRLKFKLRKPYMNMAMVLGLFPGFMSMIAVYFILKAMGLTQGSLIKLALILCYSGGAGLGFQIAKGFFDTIPTAIDEAALLDGCTRWQIFSKITLPLSKPIIVYTVLTSFMAPWLDFIFAKVICRANSDQYTIAIGLWKMLEKEYIDSWYTSFAAGAVLISIPIAILFLCMQKYYVNGVSGAVKG